The following coding sequences are from one Bos indicus x Bos taurus breed Angus x Brahman F1 hybrid chromosome 5, Bos_hybrid_MaternalHap_v2.0, whole genome shotgun sequence window:
- the SNU13 gene encoding NHP2-like protein 1, producing MTEADVNPKAYPLADAHLTKKLLDLVQQSCNYKQLRKGANEATKTLNRGISEFIVMAADAEPLEIILHLPLLCEDKNVPYVFVRSKQALGRACGVSRPVIACSVTIKEGSQLKQQIQSIQQSIERLLV from the exons ATG ACTGAGGCTGACGTCAATCCGAAGGCCTACCCTCTTGCAGATGCTCACCTCACCAAGAAACTATTGGATCTCGTTCAGCAGTCATGTAACTACAAGCAGCTTCGAAAAGGAGCCAATGAGG CCACCAAAACCCTCAACAGAGGCATCTCTGAGTTCATTGTGATGGCCGCAGATGCGGAGCCCTTGGAGATCATCCTGCACCTCCCGCTGCTGTGTGAGGACAAGAACGTGCCCTATGTGTTCGTGCGCTCCAAGCAGGCTCTGGGGCGAGCCTGCGGGGTCTCCAGGCCTGTCATCGCCTGCTCCGTCACCATCAAAGAGGGCTCACAACTGAAGCAGCAGATCCAGTCCATCCAGCAGTCCATTGAAAGGCTCTTAGTCTAA